The following DNA comes from Cryobacterium psychrophilum.
GCTGCCGATCATCAGCACCAAGCTCGGCTCGTACGAGACGGCGCTGCGGGTCACCCACACTCGCGGGCGCCTCGCCGCCGATTCACAGCGCAAGCATGACACCGCGCTGGCCCTGTTCGAGAAGCACGTCGACGCATCCGCTCTACTCGAACGCCTCGAGGTGAGCCGCGCCGACGTCGTGACCCCGCTCATGTTCGAGTATGCCCTGCTCGAGCGCGCCCGCAGCAAACGCCGCCACATCGTGTTGCCGGAGGGCGACGACGACCGCGTGCTGCGCGCCGCCGCCACGCTGCTCGCCCGAGACGTGGCCGACCTCACCATCCTCGGTGAGGAGATCGAGGTGCGCTCCCGCGCGATCGGTCTTGGCCTCGACATTTCGAAGGCGCACATCCTGAGCCCGTTCGACGACGTGCTGCGTCTGCGTTTCGCTGAGGAATACGCTCGGCTGCGCGCCCACAAGGGCGTCACCCTGGACCAGGCACGCGACACCGTGACCGACCTCTCCTTCTTCGGAACGATGATGGTGCAGCTCGGCATCGCCGACGGCATGGTTTCCGGCGCCACCCACACGACCGCGCACACCATCCGGCCGAGCTTCCAGATCATCAAGACCCGGCCAGGCGTCGGCGTGGTGTCGAGCGTATTCCTGATGGCGCTCGCGGACCGCGTGCTCGTCTATGGCGACTGCGCGATCATCCCGGACCCCACGGCCGAGGAGCTGGCGGACATCGCCATCTCCGCCTCCGAGACTGCCGTGCAGTTCGGCATCGAGCCCCGCATCGCGATGCTCTCCTACTCCACGGGCGAGTCGGGCGAGGGCGCCGACGTTGACAAGGTGCGCGCCGCGACCGCCCTCGTGCGCCAGCGCCGCCCCGACCTGCTGGTCGAGGGGCCGATTCAGTACGACGCCGCAGCGGATGCCGCGGTGGCGGCCACGAAGATGCCCGGTTCCCAGGTCGCCGGCCGGGCCACCGTGTTCATCTTCCCCGACCTGAACACCGGTAACAACACCTACAAGGCGGTGCAGCGCTCGGCCAACGCCGTCGCGATCGGACCGATCCTGCAGGGCCTGCGCAAGCCGATCAATGACCTGTCCCGCGGAGCGCTTGTGCAGGACATCGTCAACACCGTCGCCATCACGGCCATCCAGGCAGCCTCCCTCGATGAGGCGGCCGCCGCCGCGGTGTCGGCCGCGGCCGGGGTGCACGCATGACCGCGGTGCTCGTGGTCAACTCCGGATCCTCGTCGTTCAAATACCAGCTGATCGAGATGAGCACCGAGACGACTCTCGCGAGCGGCCTCGTCGAGCGCATCGGCGAGCTGATGGGCCAGTCCTCGCACACCGTCGCCTCCGGGTCGACGGATACCGCGGCATCCGTTCGCGAAACGGCGACCACTGAGCGGGAGCTGCCCATTCCCGACCACACGGCGGGCTTCGCCGTGATGCTGGAGGCGTTCCGTGACCACGGACCGTCGCTCGATGACCACGCGCCCGTGGCCGTCGGGCACCGCGTCGTGCATGGCGGAGCTCGTTTTCACGAGCCGACGGTCGTGACCGAGGCGGTCGAGCGCGACATCGACGAGCTCGCCGGGCTCGCGCCGCTGCACAACCCCGGCGCCCTGCAGGGCATCACGGCCGCGATCGAAGCGTTCGCGTCGGTGCCGCACGTGGCCGTCTTTGACACCGCCTTTCACCAGACGCTGCCGCCCGAGGCCTTCACCTACGCCATCAACGCGGACCTCGCCGAACGTTTTCGGGTGCGCCGGTACGGGTTCCACGGCACCTCACACAGTTTTGTTTCCCGCGCCGGCGCCGACTTCCTGGGCCGCCCCGTGGAGGACCTGAACCAGATCGTGCTGCACCTCGGCAACGGCGGCTCCGTCTGCGCCGTGCGCGCCGGCCGCTCGGTCGAGACGAGCATGGGCATGACCCCGCTCGAAGGACTCGTCATGGGCACCCGCTCCGGCGACATCGACCCGGGCGTCTTGTTCCACCTGCACCGCAAGGCCGGCCTCGACATCGACGACCTCGACGCCCTGCTCAACCGGGGGAGCGGCCTGCTCGGGCTCACCGGACGCGGCGACCTGCGCGACGTGGTCACGGCCGCCGACTCC
Coding sequences within:
- a CDS encoding acetate/propionate family kinase, whose amino-acid sequence is MTAVLVVNSGSSSFKYQLIEMSTETTLASGLVERIGELMGQSSHTVASGSTDTAASVRETATTERELPIPDHTAGFAVMLEAFRDHGPSLDDHAPVAVGHRVVHGGARFHEPTVVTEAVERDIDELAGLAPLHNPGALQGITAAIEAFASVPHVAVFDTAFHQTLPPEAFTYAINADLAERFRVRRYGFHGTSHSFVSRAGADFLGRPVEDLNQIVLHLGNGGSVCAVRAGRSVETSMGMTPLEGLVMGTRSGDIDPGVLFHLHRKAGLDIDDLDALLNRGSGLLGLTGRGDLRDVVTAADSGDGPSQLALDVYVHRLKGYVGSYYAQLGHVDVITFTAGVGENSALIRGRALAGLEALGIIIDAERNEARTRGPRRISTDDSAVTVLVIPTNEELEIARQTLSKVG
- the pta gene encoding phosphate acetyltransferase, with the protein product MARSIYITSAEGNTGKSTIALGVLDTLTHSVQRVGVFRPVARSTDEPDYVVELLLRHLNAGEPAGAVSAQDYEQSIGVTYDAVNSDPDAALARIVQRYKAVEAVCDTVVIVGSDYTDVGSPTELAFNARIAANLGAPVLLVLGGRVGQGQGEWLGQSDPRSTSDIRQQTDVALAELRDEHASVLAIVVNRADAAQLNEVVAAVRTVVDAPSNRGESTVGIPVWAVPEDPYLVAPSMKSIMQAVDGALIKGDPELLAREALGVVVAAMSMVNVLPRLIEGSVVVVPGDREDVLLAVLMANSAATFPSIAGIVLNGGFELPEQIQRLMEGLTPSLPIISTKLGSYETALRVTHTRGRLAADSQRKHDTALALFEKHVDASALLERLEVSRADVVTPLMFEYALLERARSKRRHIVLPEGDDDRVLRAAATLLARDVADLTILGEEIEVRSRAIGLGLDISKAHILSPFDDVLRLRFAEEYARLRAHKGVTLDQARDTVTDLSFFGTMMVQLGIADGMVSGATHTTAHTIRPSFQIIKTRPGVGVVSSVFLMALADRVLVYGDCAIIPDPTAEELADIAISASETAVQFGIEPRIAMLSYSTGESGEGADVDKVRAATALVRQRRPDLLVEGPIQYDAAADAAVAATKMPGSQVAGRATVFIFPDLNTGNNTYKAVQRSANAVAIGPILQGLRKPINDLSRGALVQDIVNTVAITAIQAASLDEAAAAAVSAAAGVHA